In a genomic window of beta proteobacterium MWH-UniP1:
- a CDS encoding MerR family transcriptional regulator — MTSTVESRTAQVVLPPIPAKRYFTIGEVSDLCAVKPHVLRYWEQEFTQLRPMKRRGNRRYYQHHEVLLIRKIRELLYDQGFTINGARNQLMEAKFSAAMAPASSSSAAASAGSAGSAESSPSALPRVDGTSQGTLRSALQEVLAVLKGGSPRL; from the coding sequence GTGACGAGCACCGTGGAATCGCGTACCGCCCAAGTCGTTTTGCCGCCCATTCCGGCAAAGCGCTATTTCACGATTGGCGAAGTCAGCGACCTGTGCGCCGTCAAACCCCACGTGTTGCGCTACTGGGAACAAGAATTCACGCAGCTGCGGCCCATGAAACGCCGTGGCAACCGCCGCTACTACCAACACCACGAGGTCTTGCTCATTCGTAAGATTCGTGAATTGCTCTATGACCAGGGCTTCACCATCAATGGCGCGCGTAACCAACTGATGGAGGCCAAGTTCAGCGCGGCAATGGCGCCAGCATCCTCTTCCTCGGCGGCGGCATCGGCGGGTTCTGCGGGTTCTGCGGAATCAAGCCCGTCCGCGTTGCCCCGTGTTGACGGCACTTCGCAGGGCACGCTTCGGTCTGCGCTCCAGGAAGTGCTCGCCGTACTAAAGGGTGGGTCGCCTCGGCTATA